In Capricornis sumatraensis isolate serow.1 chromosome 2, serow.2, whole genome shotgun sequence, the DNA window GCCTTTTCTCTCTCAGACTTGGCCAGGTACTTCCAGGGCCTGGGGCCCCCACCCAAGTTTCAGGTGACACTCAATTTCTGGGAGGAGAACCCTGACCCCAGCCACACCTCACAGAGTCTGATTGCGGTGCAGGTGAGTCAGCAGAGCCTGCCTGCATGGGGGTGGTATGTTCCAGAGAAGGGCGTACTGGGGAAGAAGCCCCGGGGTATAGCATCCGGCCCTGTGGTGCCCACAGACCCCTCTCCCACTTCTCTGCACAGATGGAGCAGGCCTTCGCCCGACGTATGCTGAAGGAGACCCCAGAGGAGCAGGCGGCCACCCTGTCTCTGCTGCAGAGCCTGCAGGACccgctgccttctctcctctctaTCCCGCCGGTCTTCTTTGAGACAGCCTCAGCCTCCTTGCTGTCGACCTGCCTCCCCCAGTGAGCGTTCTCATTGGTGGTCTGTGGTGACTTTGTCCCTCAGCTCCTCATGGACACCGATTGGTGGGAAACTcaagaataactttttttttttttttttcaattttgagatATACCCTCTTTCATCTCTGAGGAACTGAACAGGCAAGTCCAAATGGTGTGAACTCAGTGGGCCCTTCCCTCCGCCCCCAACCCTAAAACCTAGcactttatatttttgtcttaGATCTTCACTaaggatttaaaataaaatgttactgaaaAAGGACTCCTCATTGGATTCATTGAGAGAAGAAGGCAGCAGGATCACAGGGAGATGGTGGAGATGTCGCCTGAGAGCAGGGTTCCCAGGGTCTCTTCCTGCTGGTGTCTCTGGGCCCCTCTCCCCTGATCCACTCACAGTTTCTGGCAAGGGAGTTGTCCAGGCTCTGTGGGTTCTGGGCCTAGCTCTCTGTATTCTCCGGGCAACCAGGACTGGAGGGAGGGTTGGGGTCAGCCACCAAGAAGGGCTCTGAGCCACCTTCTCTCATGGGAAAGTCCAGTGTCCACAGCCTGTGGCTAGAGGCCTCTGATTCGGCCCACGGTTGAACTCCTACCTGGAAGCCTCAACGAACAGACCTGAAACCATGAGCTCGAGGCCCTGGGGCCTGGCATGGGAGGACATCAGAGGGACGAGGGGCTGAGCCTCCCGTGCCCAAGGCGGATCAGGTCCTGGGGCCTCTCTCCCAGTGTCTGCGGCACTGTCACCCTAACTGAAAGTTGCTGCCATGCTGGTCTCCTTACTCCGCCTGAGCCCCACGTCAGACGGCCTAACCTAGACTGCCATGTCAGCAGCACTCTATTTGCGGGGATCCCAGGGGCCCAAATCCACCAACACCTCTCTCCCTTACCTCGTGTTTATCTTGCTCCCAAATTGGAAGTTCTTCCCAAGGCCAGCGGTCCTCCTATCTCTCTGGACGTTCACCTTCACCAAACTAGTTCACCACTTACCCAACTGCCATAGCCACCGCTTCCCCCTCCCCATACAGGACACCAGATGGGCAGAGCAGGAACCTTCCAAACCAGCTCCTTCCTGTGATGTCACTTATAGAAGCTTTGAGTGGTTCAGCTACATCGTTAAGTCTAGATAGACGTCTGGCTTCTTGAGGAAGTCCTTACTGTCTCACCTGACAAACGTCAGCGCTGCTTTGGAGCCGTCCCGCCTCCTTGGACCTTCCTTGTCCCTCCCGAGACAGGCACCTGCATAGGCAGTGAGGAAGTCGGATGCTGAGTGCGCAGAGGCACAGGCCCTTTACTTCCTGTTCCGTCCTACCCCACCTCCAACCCATCAGCTGGTTCTAGCATCCCTTTCAGAATTCTCTCCAGAATCTGGCCTCTGCTTCCCTCGCTAAGACTGATTGTTCAACCACTGTTATCTCACACACCTCTTCTTTCCACTTCCTTCCACATCTTTTCTGCTCCCTCTCTTGTTCACCATCAGTCCATTCTCAACACAGAAGAGATCCTCTTAACACATAAATCTCATcatgtcactcctctgctcaaagCTCTCCAATAGTTTTCTGTTCACTCAGGGAAGAGCCCAAATCCTTTCCTTGGCCTCCAAGGCAGTGTGACTCCTATCCACCTTTCTAACCTCACCCCTTGCCATTCTTCTTAGTCACTTTGCTCTAGGCTCCTTGAACCCGCCAAACACATTTCTGCCTCAGGACCTCTGTGCttgctaagttttttttttttgtcaggaACACTCTTCTTTCAGGTAAGCACACTGACTCGCCCCCTTCTCTTCAGAGAGCTTCCCGGAGCACCTGGCCCAAATAGCACCCCTCACTATTCCATTATGCTGCCTCATTTTTCTTCACAGCACAGATTATGACCTCATATGTTTCTATTTGTCTATTTGATTATCATCACTCCTTTCCTATTCATTGAGAACAGGGACTTATTTTGTTCATTGCTACACCCTCAGTGCCTGGAGGACTGCCTGATACATGGTAggcatgtaataaatatttgttaagtgaatgaaCAAATTACTGTATCCCTTACCTCTGAAACTAGGTTATAAGTGCCTTCCTTAAAGGCAGGTACCCCCAAATTTATCATATGTGTGCCCCAGTGTTAACCCTTAGGAACATTGGCAATATATGatcaaaacaatttttaagtaTCATGTAGAAACCAGTTTAGCCAGGCACCATGGAAGGACTGAGAGCACTGGAATTCAGAAGAGTCGAGCTCCCAACCAGGCTGCCACTACAGAGCTGTGTGGTCTGGCAGAAATGGTCTGTAtgggcctctgttttctcaccaTGAAGACAAGTCTTGGACTAGATTTTGGAATCCCATTCAGCCTTAATATTCAGTGGTTGTAAATTTAGGGCAATTGtgcattcatttgacaaatatttgctaTGTTTCAGGCgctaaaggaaaaaacaagaccCCAATCTTAAGAGTTCCTGGATTGAAGGAACAAATGAAATAGGGTTAGTTTGGCTCTAATCAGAGCTGAGTTTTTTTCTAATTGAACTACAGTTGATTAACTATTGTTTTAGTTTCAAAAATACTaaacaaagtggttcagttatgtacattttttttcattatagattattattgcaagatactgaatatagttctgctatgcagtaagtccttgtttcttttatatatagtagtgtgtatctgttaatcccacaaTCCTAATTcatcccttcctccccttccccctttggtaaccataagtttgttttctatgtctgtgagtctattcctgttttgtaaataagttcatttgtattcttttttagattccacatatgagtgatatcatataatatttgtatttctctgacttcacttagataatttctaggtccatccatgttgctgcaaaaggcatttttcattcttttttatggctgagtaatattccattgtatacgtgtatatacatataccccacatcttcatctgttgatggacacttagattgcttccatgtcttgcctattgcaaataatgctgtgaacattggggtatgtgcttttcaaattaaactttttgtctttttttgaaatatgctcaggagtgggattgctggatcatatggtaactctattttcagttttaatcgCCATACTGTATTCCActatggctgcaccaatttacattcccaccaatagtgtaggagggttccctttactctacaccctctccagcacttattatttgtagacttttcagTTATAGCCACTCTGATCCATGGAAGGTGATACTTCgcggtggttttgatttgcatttctctgataatgttgAGCAAAGTTTCATGCGCCTGTTAGCCATcagtatatcttctttagagaaatgtctatttagatcttctgcccatttaaaaaatatttctaaatttttgtttatttttggctgtgctgggtcttattgCTGctagcaggctttctctagttgcagtgagtggggagcTCCCTTTTGCAGtgcatgggcctctcattgcagtgacttctcttgtcgcggagcacaggttctagggctcATCGGCTCAGCAGtggcgcgtgggctcagtagttgtggtgagtgggcttagctgctccacagcatgtgggatctttccagaccaagcATGGAGCCCATGTACCctgaccactgcaccaccagagaagtccccttttgcccattttttgatcggaTTGTTTTTCcgatactgagttgtatgagctgtttatatactTTGGAAATTATGCCTGTGTTGGTCACATCGTTTGCAAATGTTTCTTCCCATTCTGTAGGCTTTTCcccttttgtttatggtttcctttgctgttcagaaGCTTCTAAATTccattaggttccatttgtttacttGGGGGTttaatttcttttgccttggaagAGTGATCTAAGAAAATATAGCTCCAATTTATGTCTGACAATGTTTTGCCTCTCTTCGattccaggagttttatggtgtcatgtcttatttaagtatttaagccattttgagtttatttttgtgtatggtgtgaaaaGCTGAGCCTTACAGACAGAAGCACGCCCTGGAGTCAAGGCTGAAAAGTGCACTCTAGACCAAAGAAATGACTGTGCAGGCAGGAGGCATGGGGAAAGGAGTATTCGCAACTACAGCCACACAATTTACAGCACACAAACAGTTGTTTGAGACAAACAGCTTTTGCTACGCTGAAAAATATGCCCTACATCCAGCAAAACTAAGGTCTCAGCCAGGAGAACATTCACACCTGGGAAACAGCCAGGAGAGGAATGCCTACCACCTAAGCTGTTCAAGTTTAGGAAGGGACTTGGCAAGACCCTCGCTGCTTGTGAGATCTCTCTTCCCCATCGACCTGTGGTGGCTCCAAAGCCACCTCACACCCGTTCGCCATAGGCCTTAGGCTGGGCATAAAAGTAGACCAACCACTCGCTGCACTGTGGGATTCGGAAAAAGGGTAAGGTCTAACTGCAAGTCAGGCGCCCTAAACAGGGCCTGACGATTGCCCTTGGCATGACGCAACCTCCTCCTCTAGTTGAAGCACCTTGTTACCAGGCTCGGTGCTCGGAGTCTCCTCCCTACTCATTGGTCCATGGGGAAGCACTCCCGAGGTACCCCTGTTACCCGGCGAGGATGAGAGCCCATTGGTCCAGACCCCTCACaatccttcccccctccccccaccgcctGCAGGGTTCGTCCCATTGGTTCGCTGCCTGCCTCGGGAGCCCCCTGTTGCCTGGACTAGGCTACTTAGCGCCCCGAACGAGCGCCCCCAAGTTGACCCTGTTCCCCATTGGCTGCTCTGAGAGCGCGCCATCTAATGAGGAGTAAAGCGCAAAGCACCAGAGTACGCCATCCCCGCGGCGGGATCTGGGCTGCAGGAGCGGGACCGGCAGCAGCCGAAGCTGCGCAACAGTCAGCTGCCGGGCCTATCTGCAGAGGACACCCGTTCTCCCTCGGACCCGGCCTGGGTTGTAGCTCGGACGGTCTTCCTTCGCGAATCTTTGCATCTCCAACCTGGAATCCAACCTGCAAGGCTCCCATAAGTTCGAAGCACCTACGTGGTGTGCAGACTGGCTCAGGGCTCACGTGTATCcagtctgtgtctccatttaCTTATCCCCTTAATCATTTATCCACCCATAGTTCATTGGTTCCTGTGTTTGGCATTCTGGTCCACACTACCGGTCCACATCCTTCTCTCCAACGGTTTGGGAAATTCTGTACCCTGAAGAATTTGGATTGAGATCTGAACGGAAGTGGTGTAGACGAGGGTAAAACCCTGGAGGGACCATGTTCTATTATCCCAATGTGCTTCAGCGCCACACCGGCTGCTTCGCCACCATCTGGTAAGGGCGGCCCTGGCCAGGGTAGGTGCTCTGGGAGGAACACCCAGGGGTCCCAACCTGAGGGCTCCCCCTCCATCTACACCCCTCATTCTTCTTGCAGGCTGGCAGCGACGCGGGGCTGCCGGTTGGTGAAGCGCGAATACCTGAAGGTGAATGTGGTGAAGACCTGGTAAGGCCCAGGAAAGAGTGGCCCAGGGCTGCGGTGGGTTAGGGGATGCATTGGGCTGGGCAAGGCTGTAGGTCTTTGGCGCAGCGGTGATGGGGTGCATTGTTCGCCCAGCGAGGAAATCCTCAATTACGTGCTGGTGCGAGTTCAGCCCCCGCTGCCGGGCGCACCGCGGCCCCGCTTCTCGCTCTACCTCTCAGCGCAGCTCCAGATTGGCGTCATCCGCGTCTACTCTCAACAATGCCAGTACCTTGTAGGTAAGGCTGGAAGGCCTGGATGTAGGGCAGTGCCGAGTGGTCCTCCCCTGGGCGGGCACTGTAGCTTGCCCTCCCTCACCGCAGAAGACATCCAGCACATCCTGGAGCGCCTGCACCGGGCACAGCTGCAGATCCGCATTGATATGGTGGAGACTGACCTGTGAGTGCATCCCTGGGGCTGGGACCACCCGGTCTTTGGAAGGGAACTTGGCCTCAGTCCTTGACAGCCCACTGCCCCCCTCAGACCCAGCCTGCTGCTGCCTGACCACCTGGCCAGGATGGAGACTCTGGAAGATGCTCCAGACCCCTTTTTTGGGATGATGTCTGTGGATCCCATGCTGCCTGATCCCTTTGATATCCCTCAGGTAGGTCTCCTCCCCGTCGGACAGCTCAGACTGATGAGCTGACAGTGCAGAGGGGGGTGCTCTTTCTGCGCCAGTCTAGCACCAGGGTTGGGGGGTGCAGGTGGGGGCCTGCTCCAGCTCTGCCCCACaggagtcagtgcagggcagCTGTCATGGTGGGCCTATCCAGACAAGCCTGCTGCACTTACCTATTCAGGACCAACCTAGAGGCAGCTTTTGTCTTCACACCATCCCTAGAGCCGAGGCCCCAGTCCAGGCCCTCTGTGTCCCTCGGCACTGGGTTTTCCATGGCCTTGTCCATCGACTCCTAACACCCTTACAGCTTAGACAAGCTTctgttgaagtgtagttgatttacagcattgtgCTTGTTTCAGCAGCACAGCATTCTTTGTGCTGGCTTTTGCTGGGGTCATACACAAACTTGTCTCCCCACTAGACAGTATCCTCAAGGATCTTTTGTTTCCTCTGTCCCTGACAACACTTGACCCCAGGATGCAGTACTTCTTTCACAAAGTGACCCAGGCTAGATGATTGGGCGGGGGCAGGAAATGGGAGGAAGGGGAGCTGGATGGTGAGTGGGTTCACCCTGCATGCTGCTGTTAGTGCCACAGGATTAGGCATAAAGGGGTGTCACTGTCCATTGTCTGAATAAGGTTGTGAAAGTGGGGGAGCAGGGCACTGAAGCTGAATCTGGTCTTTTGTTCCCATCCCTTCCCAAAGGTTCGACACCTTCTAGAGGCCGTGACCCTGGAGAGAGTTCCTGAAGAGATCCCTCCTGAAGTCCCTGCAGAGCTTCGGGAGCCAGGTGAGCAGAGACCCTTCTGGTGAGAGGCAGACCAACGCCCAAAGGCTGAAGAAATAACTATTTTTGAGCTTCTTTCAGGAGCAAGGCCTTGGGAGGGGCACTACAAGATTCTTACGAGATTGgaattattatgcccattttacagatgaggaaagtgaagccCATAGTGGTTAAGCAATGTGCCTTGGGTCAGACTGCCAGTGACTGGCCAGGGCCTGACTAGAACCCAGGTTGGCTTGACTCTAGAGTCTGTTTTTGCTTTACACACATGGGTGTGGGGACTTGAAACAGAGGCTGGTGTGACTTCCCTCCCCCTCCAGAAAGGATTCGGGTCACCCCCGAAGCCATCACGATCCGGGAGGCGGAGCCCATACGTATGCTGCGGATCGAGGTGAGCTGCCCCCTGCACACACAGCCCAAGGCCGAGTCCTGCGTCTGatgacccaggccccctgtaccCACTCCTTCTGCCCCTAGAATCCTTCCTTCTTGCCTCCGTTTCTCTACCCCTTCCCCCGATGCCCGAGTACCCACAGGCTTCCTCAGCCTGGCCTGGCCCTGCGGCATGTCTCTCAGACAGAAATGAAATGGTCAGCTCTCCTGACAGGGTGAACTGGACCTCCCAGAAGTCAGCCGCCGAGTCTTGGACCTGCTGATTGCTGAGGAGGATGAAGCCATCTTGTTAGAGGAACGTCGGCTAGTAGGTAGGACCCACCTGGCAGTGGACGGTCAGACCCCAGGCGCTGGCCATCTGGGCCAGGCAATGTTCACATCTCTTCTGTGTTCTAAGCTTGATCCTCTCTTCGCAGAATTGAGAGAGGAGCCCCGGGCCCCAGAGGAGGAGATCACAGttcccccaccctcaccttcagCTCTTGTAGGGTAAGGGGAGGAGCCCCAGGCCAGGTAGGGGTCAGCGCTGGGAGGGTATTTTCATCCTCTTGCCCATTTCCCTTCAGGGTGGAGGAGGCAGCAGAGCCACTTCCCAGCCAGGTCCTGGCCCCGGAGGAGCTGAAGCCGGTAGGCTGGGAGCCAGAGGTCCCACTTCCTGGTGAGTACCCACTAAACCGGGGTCTTTCCTCGGGGTCCCGGCACAGCTGCTGCAGACAACGCCCTGTAATCCAGCTTGCTGAAGGGAGGACCCTCTAGCTTCTCAGCTGGTTGGCTCTGAGGGCAAAGGGTGTGGACCTAGACTGTTGTTGCAGAGGTGACGCCCCCGCCGGAGCTGCGTCTGCCACCCGTCCCAGTCAGCCCTGAGGTGAGTGCTGCCCCTCCACACTGCCTCTGCCAGAGCTCCTCACCCATTTTCAGTCTCCTCAAGGCCCCTGCTGGCTTCCACAGGCCTTTGTGCAAGTTTGTACAAGGTAGCCTGGCCCACACCCTGCACTTCCCAGATGGGAACCTCATACAGTGGGGGCTGCACTCCCTCCGAGTCCCCACCCAAGCCCATCGCGAGGGCACCCCTAGGGATTGGGAGTGTAGGGCCTATTTACAGTCCACCAGGACCTCAGGAAAGAGTAATGGGTAGCCTTGCCTGCACCTCCTCTCCCCATTCAGTGGAGGAGGCCCCCAgtctccccacctcccaggggCCCACCAGCTCGCCGTCGCCGCCGCCAGTTACTATTTTGGGACAAAGAGACTCAGATCTCCCGGAAGGAATTCCAGGAACAACTGCAAACCAGAGCCCACTGCAGGGAGTGTGTGAGTACCCCAGGCtctggagggatggagggaggcagGTGCATGCTGGGCCATCTAAACTCCTGAGGGAATCTTGAGAACAGTCCCCCAAATGCATGGGTTGGGGAACTGCCCACACACCACTTCGTGACCCTGCCTAGCACATCCAAGGGCATCAGTTGAAAATCATTTTAACAATGAGCAGAGCAGGCAGGTGCACGAGCCTGGAAGAGCTGGAAGGCCAGAGGCCTTGGAAGGAGGCGTTACAGGTGAAGGGCCATGGCTCCTTCCTAACCGTTTTCTGGCCTTCTCTGCACACAGCCAATGGTGCAGCCTCCTGAGAGGATGATCAGGACCCCCGTGGAGCTGTTCCGAAACCCGACTTACTGTGAGGAGTGATGGGAGCTGGTGTAGGGGACCCTCCACACCCCTATTCCTCACACCTCAACCCCCTCCCTGCTGCCCCTCTCCTCAGCTGGCTGGCTACCCCCAGAACTGCTGGCTTTCTGGACCCACTGTGCCCAGCCACCTCCAAGGGCACTAAGGCGAAGGCTGCCTGAGGAGCTAGAGGAGGCTGAGAGGGAGGCAGCGGctgaggaggaaaggagaaaggctGAGACTCCGAGCGATATTGAGGTAGCGGCCCCCTCAGTCCCTCCTGGAGCCCCGTCTGCTCTGACTGAAGTCCCACAGGCTGCCTTCTGCCCACACGAGCCAACGGGCCTGCCTTACCCCTGGCCCAGCTGCGATGCTTGGGGCCTTAGCTCTCTTTCTCTCATCCCCAGGTCCTGAGGGAGGCCCTGGAGCCCAGTGGGCCCCTCATGGTATCTTCTGGTAAGTACCTGGAGAAGGGGCAATGGAGACCACCACTCTAACCACTGTCCCAGGAAAGTGGAGCCCCAGCTGCTGACAGTTCTTGTCAGAGCATTTAACATAAGGACTCACAGACTGATTATCTTCATTCCCCTCCCTGCCAAGTGCTGTTAATGTCACTGCCCGCTGTGGCACCCAGCTGGGCCAGGTGACCCCAAATCCAACTGCTCAGATGCAAACAGACCCGCTCAGAACACTCCCCTTTCCCTGACAGAACTCTCCCTGGAAGTAGCTGAGGAGGAGAAGTCCCGCATCAGCCTCGTGCCCCCGGAAGAGCGGTGGTGAGCAGCGGCCTGCCTGCAGCCCTGGCCAGGAGGGGGAAGCAGTGGGATGAGGCTGTCAGCACCGCCTCCTCCCCTGCTCCGCCCAACTCCCGTGTTCTTCTAGGGCCTGGGTGGAGGCGGAGCAGCCAGAGGCCCCTGCGCTGCCTGTGGTGCCTGAgctccctgaggtgcccgtcgagCTGCCTGCGGAGCTGCCCCCAGAGCCCGAGCTGCTCTCGCTGGAGGCTGTGCACAGGTACTAGGAAGGACGCCCCTCCACGGGTGGCCAGGCTGCGGCCTCACCTGATGGTTCTTGGTTCTTGACCACAGGGCAGTGGCGCGGGAGATGCAGGCCGACAGAGAGCCCGACTTCAGCAGCCTGGTGCCACCTCTCAGCCCCCGCAGGATGGCCGCTCGCGTCTTCTACCTGCTCCTAGGTGAGTGAGGAGCGTGTGTGCCCATGTGGAGGGTGGGGAGCGGACACATGGGCCAGAGGCTGTGGTAGCAACTCCTCTGATCAGCCCCCTTCTCTGTTGACCAGTGCTTGCCGCGCAGCAGATCCTTCGTGTGAAACAAGAGGAGCCATATGGGCGCCTCCTGATCCAGCCGGGGCCCCGATTCCACGACAGTTAAGAGCCAATTTACAAAGCTGCCAGGCCACCAACTACATTACACTGTGGCCTTCTGAACGTGTATCTCTGTCCTTCCTGCTCCTAGAGCTACCGTTCAAGCAGAAAATAAACCGCCTTTATTACAGAATGGTGTCACGACTCTGTATTGTCCCACAGCTCCAGCCCTAGGGGACACCCCCATAAGGCAGCAAGTAGAGCTGGGACTCCAAGTGGGTATGAGGCCCAGGCCCAGAATCTTTGGTAAGGCTTGAGCTGGAACTGGGCTGAGAGCTGGTCTTGGTCCTGGGCAGGCTCTGTTCTCCTCAGCCCAGCTGCAGCCCACAGTCTAGGTGAGGCCCAGGACGGCCTGGAGCTCCTGAGCCTTGTCGCCAGGCAAGGAGCCCAGTGCTGAATGGAAGCTGTCGGTGTGCTGTTTGGCCAAGAACGTGAGGAGAAGCAGCAGCGCCGCCTTGGTGTCTGGGTGGAGAGTGAAGAGGGAGGCGTCTGGGGAGGACTGGCCCGCAATCCTAGCTGCCCCAGGCCCTCCGAGCCCTGCTGCTCTCCGCCTCCCCCCACTGCTCTCCGCCtcccccccagccctgcccacaacTGCCATCCTCACCTGATGGGATCTTGTTTTCGGCCTGGATGAGGCTGTAAATACGAAGGAGCTCTGGAGCCACGTCTACAACCTGTGGGAAAAGATGGGCCGACTAAGGGGACAGAAGAACCTCTGGGCCCCAGCACTGGGGTGGGCAGCAGGAGCCCCGGAGAGGCAGTCTCCCACCTGAGCTGTTTGAGCCTGACACTGATTAACAGACATCCCAAACAACTGTGAACCCTGAGAAGGACCCATGAAACAGGGTAGCAGTAATTTtgcagggggaggaggggtggcagGAGGATGGGATTGTGACCACAGATAGCTGATATCATGGCCTCAAGACCAAAAGGGGCTCACACACTCAGGAGCTCCACCAACACAGTCTCTGAAGGTGCAAGACAGAGGTGATAGACACAGGAGCACGGGGGCATGGCTCCAGAGCTAGCCACTTGGTTCAGACAAGTTGTATTCAGAAAGCAGAGCTGCTCTGATTAGAATGGGAGGTGGGGTGGCCCAGCGGAACCAGGCTTCATGGCACACAGTCTGAAAGAGCTCTGGTCTAAGGAAATCAGTTTATGAAAGCTGGGATTTCTGGCTCAGAACAGAGGGTGGAAACAAAGCCTCCCTGAGGAAAAATGCTACATGGTGAGAGGAGGCCCCTTCTCTCGCATTAAAGTCCTGGCTGCCAATCCTGGCAGACTAATGAGAAAGCTGAGAAGGGCAGCTTCAACTGATGCTAACTCTGCCCACCAATGAGACTGGAGCATCAAGCCCCTTGCAAGGGCCCCAGTATCGGGGCTACCTGGTCAGGGCTGCTCTCGTACAGGAAGCTGAAGAGGTGCCCCATGGTGACCCACTCCTCCAGGTCTTCCTTCAGTGGCAGGGCATGCAGCAGTGGGGCCAGCACCTGGACACACGGAAGACTCTGGCCCCTGGCCCTGCATGCTCCGCAGCAGGGTCCCTGGCCTTGCCTGATGCCCCCCAGCCTTACCTGGGGCTCCAGTTTCCTCGTGGGACTGGCTATCAGCAGGCGGGCAAGCGCCCCACAGATGTTGTCATGGACACGATCATGGCGTTCTCGCGCCAGGAGGGGCAGCAGGAGCCCCAGAAGTTTAGGGAAGTGTCTGGTCCAAAGTCAAGGAACAGGCACAGGGGCAGACCACTCCCCTCCCGAACGCCAGGGCCACGCTCCCAACCGCATTCAGGCTCCCCCCTCCTGCAAACTGAGGATACTCCTGGGCAGGGCGACCCCCGTGCTCTGCCAGCACGCCCAGTCCAAAGATGGCATTACTTCGTACCTCGGGGTCTGCCTCCCGGGA includes these proteins:
- the REC8 gene encoding meiotic recombination protein REC8 homolog, coding for MFYYPNVLQRHTGCFATIWLAATRGCRLVKREYLKVNVVKTCEEILNYVLVRVQPPLPGAPRPRFSLYLSAQLQIGVIRVYSQQCQYLVEDIQHILERLHRAQLQIRIDMVETDLPSLLLPDHLARMETLEDAPDPFFGMMSVDPMLPDPFDIPQVRHLLEAVTLERVPEEIPPEVPAELREPERIRVTPEAITIREAEPIRMLRIEGELDLPEVSRRVLDLLIAEEDEAILLEERRLVVPPPSPSALVGQVLAPEELKPVGWEPETVVAEVTPPPELPLPAPPLPIQWRRPPVSPPPRGPPARRRRRQLLFWDKETQISRKEFQEQLQTRAHCRECPMVQPPERMIRTPVELFRNPTYSGWLPPELLAFWTHCAQPPPRALRRRLPEELEEAEREAAAEEERRKAETPSDIEVLREALEPSGPLMVSSELSLEVAEEEKSRISLVPPEERWAWVEAEQPEAPALPVVPELPEVPVELPAELPPEPELLSLEAVHRAVAREMQADREPDFSSLVPPLSPRRMAARVFYLLLVLAAQQILRVKQEEPYGRLLIQPGPRFHDS